One region of Ahniella affigens genomic DNA includes:
- a CDS encoding ferritin-like domain-containing protein gives MNAEQDTQSPGSEAAPASPSLFQKVRGGRRRQMLTYEEVPGVADSAKSLLKTAHHELSLEQVRRHLQTAIEIEHATIPTYLCALYSIHDGTNTFAVQNIQGVVMEEMLHMLLACNILNAIGGHPAIDHPKFIPEYPTYLPHSADLFLVPLQKFSRDTIQVFLDIEKPAHRPAPPQPNHWDTIGQFYKSIKFALIHLERTTPGGIFHGDPARQMQPHHYYGGGGKLVPIHNLDDAVLAIDEIVGQGEGVNGTIIDSDSVLFGEDVEYAHYFRFNEIMSERRYRPTDKANAPPSGPPVAVDWNAVYAMRPNPKMADYPEGSELYAKTLGFNRTYMALLTSIHNAVNGDPPELMKAVPLMYDLKYQALELMVTPWKEGMTAGPSFEYVPPAMR, from the coding sequence ATGAATGCCGAACAAGATACCCAATCGCCAGGTTCTGAAGCCGCGCCGGCCAGCCCGTCACTCTTCCAGAAGGTCCGCGGCGGGCGTCGTCGCCAGATGCTCACCTATGAGGAGGTCCCGGGGGTCGCCGATTCGGCCAAGTCCTTGCTCAAGACGGCGCATCATGAACTGTCGCTTGAGCAGGTGCGTCGGCATTTGCAGACGGCCATCGAGATCGAGCACGCCACCATCCCAACCTACCTGTGCGCGCTGTATTCCATTCACGACGGTACCAACACGTTTGCGGTGCAGAACATTCAGGGCGTGGTGATGGAGGAGATGCTGCACATGCTGCTCGCCTGCAATATTCTGAATGCGATTGGCGGGCATCCAGCGATCGATCACCCGAAATTCATTCCTGAGTATCCAACGTACTTGCCGCACTCCGCCGATTTGTTTCTCGTCCCGTTGCAGAAGTTCAGCCGCGACACGATTCAAGTCTTTCTGGATATCGAAAAGCCGGCGCATCGACCGGCGCCGCCGCAGCCCAATCACTGGGACACGATCGGTCAGTTCTACAAATCGATCAAGTTTGCGTTGATTCATTTGGAGCGCACCACGCCTGGCGGCATTTTCCACGGTGATCCGGCGCGGCAAATGCAGCCACACCACTACTACGGTGGTGGCGGCAAGCTTGTGCCCATCCACAATCTTGATGACGCCGTACTGGCGATCGATGAGATCGTCGGGCAGGGCGAGGGCGTTAATGGCACGATTATCGATTCCGACAGCGTTCTGTTTGGTGAGGACGTCGAATACGCGCACTATTTCCGATTCAACGAGATCATGTCGGAGCGGCGATATCGGCCGACCGACAAGGCGAATGCACCCCCTAGCGGACCGCCCGTCGCGGTGGACTGGAATGCCGTCTACGCCATGCGGCCCAACCCGAAGATGGCAGACTATCCGGAGGGGTCGGAACTCTACGCGAAAACGCTCGGATTCAACCGGACGTATATGGCCTTGCTGACATCCATCCACAATGCGGTCAACGGCGATCCGCCTGAATTGATGAAAGCGGTGCCGTTGATGTACGACCTGAAGTATCAGGCGTTGGAGTTGATGGTGACGCCCTGGAAAGAGGGCATGACCGCCGGGCCGAGCTTCGAGTACGTGCCGCCCGCCATGCGCTGA
- a CDS encoding alpha/beta hydrolase family protein codes for MRLRQTSILVLLFSIVACSTSSAPNRAEFPLRDARQSFKTNIVRTEPAFGAADDPSGSDFDLIRYDAPVGKLAAYLSKNPGDGLRHPAIVWITGGETQSIGDIWSPQSRSNDQSAAAYRKAGIIMMFPSQRGGNDNPGQREGFLGEADDILAATDYLASLPYVDTQQIYLGGHSTGGTLAMLVAESTDRYRAVFAFGPAAWANQYGGDFVFADLKDDRELALRSPYEWLADVRRPLYVFEGSEQGNWDGAIEIMATSNKNPNIHFFRLDGHSHFSVLAPVNELLAAQIVRGNIDVREADLSGLK; via the coding sequence ATGCGCCTGCGCCAAACCTCAATCCTGGTCCTGCTGTTCTCGATCGTTGCGTGCAGTACGTCGTCGGCTCCGAATCGCGCTGAATTTCCGCTGCGCGACGCACGACAGTCGTTCAAGACAAACATCGTCCGGACAGAGCCTGCGTTTGGCGCTGCCGATGACCCGAGTGGTTCCGACTTTGATCTGATTCGGTATGACGCCCCAGTCGGCAAGCTCGCCGCGTATCTCAGCAAGAATCCCGGGGACGGTTTGCGGCATCCCGCAATCGTTTGGATTACCGGCGGCGAAACGCAGTCCATCGGCGATATCTGGTCACCGCAATCGCGCAGCAATGATCAATCCGCCGCCGCCTATCGAAAGGCTGGAATCATCATGATGTTCCCGTCGCAACGCGGCGGTAACGACAACCCCGGGCAACGCGAGGGGTTCCTGGGTGAAGCCGACGACATTCTCGCGGCAACCGATTATTTGGCGAGCTTGCCCTATGTCGACACCCAACAGATCTATCTGGGCGGGCACAGTACCGGCGGCACGCTGGCGATGCTGGTCGCCGAATCGACTGATCGCTATCGCGCCGTTTTCGCATTCGGACCCGCCGCCTGGGCCAACCAATATGGCGGTGACTTTGTCTTTGCCGATCTGAAGGATGATCGTGAATTGGCGCTGCGCTCACCCTACGAGTGGCTCGCTGATGTGCGCCGACCGCTCTACGTCTTTGAGGGCAGCGAACAGGGAAACTGGGACGGCGCGATCGAAATCATGGCGACCAGCAACAAGAACCCGAATATCCATTTTTTCCGACTCGACGGCCATAGTCACTTCAGTGTCCTCGCGCCCGTCAACGAGTTGCTCGCGGCTCAGATCGTCCGCGGCAATATTGATGTTCGCGAGGCCGACCTGAGTGGTTTGAAATGA
- a CDS encoding GMC family oxidoreductase: protein MNQEYDVVVVGSGIAGCVLTKILTQAGKRVLLMEAGLEAGIALDPSRAYTNYQQYLQAFYESTVKATNTPYPNLTDAESPDVLDIKAVTPYDTGYLVQLGPLPFASDCLRAPGGTTLHWLGNVPRMLPNDFRMQTLYGQGVDWPIRYEDLVPYYEMAENEIGVSGDVSAQVGPDMGPQNYGPGYVFPMYKIPQSYQDHVWMQHSQNLPVQLDGETYTVTCVSMPQGRNSIPNPEYPYGTTVWNASTQKLELTISDATYQVFGSIWNPYTGERCEGNSSCVPICPVQAKYNALKTLKKADRKRLDILTQAVASTLLICPETRRINGVVYKSYKEPNATEYTTNVARGKVYILACSALENAKILLASNAANQSDQVGRNLMDHLVLLTWGLFRDKIWPYRGPGCTTYIPTFRDGAFRKDFAAWISPIDNWGWSWPTFAPGSDVNAAVIVDGMFGKALRAHLNERLTRQALLHFECEQAPDPNNRVVIDPKYKDQLDNYRPVIHYDASDYMRKSFKAAKEVSDQIFAANGIADHTEYSPTEPDYVTWQGRGYTFRGAGHIVGTHRMGNSPDDSVVDANGRTWDHPNLYLAGCGNMPTLGTSNPTLTMTALAFKTAEAVLQQLEQ from the coding sequence ATGAACCAGGAATACGATGTTGTCGTTGTCGGGTCGGGCATTGCAGGATGCGTGCTGACCAAGATCCTGACCCAGGCCGGCAAGCGGGTACTGTTGATGGAGGCGGGTCTCGAAGCGGGTATCGCGCTTGATCCCTCGCGTGCTTATACCAACTACCAGCAGTACCTGCAGGCCTTCTACGAGTCAACGGTCAAGGCCACCAACACCCCTTATCCCAACCTAACCGATGCGGAGTCGCCCGATGTGCTCGACATCAAGGCGGTAACGCCTTACGACACCGGCTACCTGGTGCAGTTGGGGCCGCTGCCGTTCGCGAGTGATTGTCTGCGCGCCCCAGGTGGCACCACGTTGCACTGGTTAGGCAATGTGCCGCGAATGCTGCCTAATGATTTTCGAATGCAGACGCTCTATGGCCAGGGCGTGGATTGGCCGATCCGATACGAGGATCTCGTGCCGTACTACGAAATGGCCGAGAACGAGATCGGTGTTTCGGGCGACGTCAGTGCGCAAGTCGGGCCGGACATGGGGCCACAAAACTATGGTCCCGGCTACGTGTTTCCGATGTACAAGATTCCGCAGAGCTACCAGGACCACGTCTGGATGCAGCACAGCCAGAACCTCCCGGTGCAGCTTGACGGCGAGACGTACACGGTCACCTGCGTCAGCATGCCGCAAGGGCGCAACTCAATCCCCAACCCCGAGTATCCCTATGGCACGACCGTGTGGAACGCCAGCACGCAGAAGCTGGAACTCACCATCAGCGACGCGACCTATCAAGTATTCGGTTCCATCTGGAACCCCTACACGGGCGAGCGCTGCGAGGGCAACTCGAGCTGCGTCCCGATTTGCCCGGTACAAGCCAAATACAACGCACTCAAGACACTGAAAAAAGCCGATCGCAAGCGCTTGGACATCCTCACCCAAGCCGTCGCGTCGACCTTGTTGATTTGCCCGGAAACCCGCCGTATCAACGGTGTGGTGTACAAGTCCTACAAAGAGCCGAACGCGACTGAATACACCACGAATGTCGCGCGCGGAAAGGTCTACATTCTCGCGTGCAGCGCGCTCGAAAACGCCAAGATCCTGCTTGCGTCCAATGCGGCGAATCAAAGCGATCAAGTTGGCCGCAATCTGATGGACCACTTGGTGCTGCTGACCTGGGGATTGTTCCGTGACAAGATCTGGCCCTATCGTGGACCGGGATGCACGACGTACATCCCCACTTTCCGCGATGGCGCGTTTCGCAAGGATTTCGCAGCGTGGATCTCGCCGATCGACAATTGGGGCTGGTCCTGGCCGACGTTTGCGCCGGGCTCGGACGTGAATGCAGCCGTCATTGTGGATGGCATGTTTGGCAAGGCATTGCGGGCGCATCTGAACGAACGGCTCACGCGTCAGGCATTGCTGCACTTTGAATGCGAACAAGCGCCTGATCCAAACAATCGCGTCGTGATTGATCCGAAGTACAAGGATCAGTTGGACAACTATCGTCCGGTCATTCACTACGATGCGTCAGACTATATGCGAAAGTCGTTCAAGGCGGCGAAAGAGGTGTCGGATCAAATTTTTGCCGCCAATGGCATTGCCGACCACACCGAGTACAGCCCGACCGAGCCTGACTATGTGACCTGGCAGGGACGCGGCTACACGTTCCGTGGTGCCGGCCATATCGTGGGGACGCATCGGATGGGCAATTCGCCTGACGACTCGGTTGTGGATGCCAACGGCCGGACCTGGGACCACCCGAATCTGTATCTCGCCGGTTGCGGCAACATGCCGACGCTTGGCACCTCGAACCCGACGCTCACGATGACCGCGCTCGCCTTCAAGACGGCCGAGGCCGTGCTGCAGCAGTTGGAGCAATGA
- a CDS encoding outer membrane protein, translating to MRTTKLCIALTLGLMSSVAIADDWSGFYAEFAAGQNGGLDDNQDRFEFDTDLNGAYADTVTTAAGADAFSPGFCDGIARDRTPAGGCAGNVTDQEWAIRGGYDWQSGDWVYGAVFEYARPDVRDAVSAFSTTPARYTMIRNVDGLFAIRGRLGFSLLEGNGLLYGTAGLARADIRNRFDTSNLVNTFVDSGDDTANGTQFGVGYTHRFGNWTVGLEYLMTMLNDDSYRVRAQGPAPATNPFIRTNPNGTDFRRSDDDFDFDSIRLTLGWRF from the coding sequence ATGCGCACTACCAAGCTTTGTATCGCCCTGACCCTGGGCCTGATGAGTTCAGTCGCCATCGCCGATGACTGGTCGGGCTTCTACGCAGAATTCGCCGCTGGTCAAAACGGCGGGCTGGACGACAATCAGGATCGTTTTGAATTCGATACCGACTTGAACGGGGCATATGCCGACACCGTCACGACGGCGGCTGGCGCTGACGCATTTTCACCTGGATTCTGCGACGGGATCGCCAGAGACCGCACTCCCGCAGGCGGCTGCGCCGGAAACGTGACCGACCAGGAATGGGCGATCCGCGGTGGCTACGACTGGCAGTCAGGTGATTGGGTTTACGGGGCCGTTTTTGAGTATGCCCGACCCGACGTTCGCGACGCAGTGTCCGCTTTCAGCACGACACCCGCGCGCTACACGATGATTCGTAATGTTGACGGACTCTTCGCAATTCGTGGTCGTCTGGGCTTCAGCCTGCTGGAAGGCAATGGCCTCCTGTACGGCACCGCTGGCCTGGCCCGGGCCGACATTCGCAATCGCTTCGATACGAGCAACCTCGTGAACACGTTTGTCGATAGCGGCGACGACACGGCAAATGGCACGCAATTTGGCGTCGGCTACACGCATCGCTTCGGCAACTGGACCGTGGGTCTTGAGTACCTGATGACCATGCTGAATGACGACAGTTACCGCGTTCGTGCGCAAGGCCCCGCTCCCGCCACGAATCCGTTCATCCGGACCAACCCAAACGGTACGGACTTTCGTCGTAGTGACGATGACTTCGACTTCGACAGCATTCGGCTGACGCTGGGCTGGCGCTTCTAA
- a CDS encoding DUF6884 domain-containing protein, translating into MTKIALVSCAKSQHTQPIAAKDLYTSALFRASRRFAERFADDWYILSAAYGLLHPDQVVAPYERPLNTLTRSERQTWVDEMIEQSRATLPLASEVIVLASTHYAEGLVTWLTERGHNVILPLGTLRIGQRIQWLRQQAQPNQDQ; encoded by the coding sequence ATGACTAAGATCGCACTCGTATCCTGTGCCAAATCCCAGCACACCCAACCCATCGCCGCAAAAGACCTGTACACCTCGGCACTGTTCCGCGCGTCGCGACGATTTGCGGAGCGATTCGCTGATGATTGGTACATTCTATCGGCCGCGTACGGCCTCCTTCATCCCGACCAAGTGGTCGCACCATACGAACGACCGTTGAACACGTTGACCCGATCTGAGCGACAGACTTGGGTCGATGAGATGATCGAACAATCGCGCGCGACGCTCCCGCTGGCCTCCGAGGTTATCGTGCTTGCCAGCACCCATTACGCAGAAGGACTAGTGACCTGGCTGACCGAGCGCGGGCACAACGTGATCCTGCCGCTTGGCACTTTGCGAATCGGGCAGCGGATCCAATGGCTCCGTCAGCAGGCGCAACCCAATCAGGATCAATGA